The proteins below are encoded in one region of Archocentrus centrarchus isolate MPI-CPG fArcCen1 chromosome 13, fArcCen1, whole genome shotgun sequence:
- the LOC115790000 gene encoding extracellular calcium-sensing receptor-like: MHTVYNNYTSMPEPVKCKGSIFSSELHFSRAMVFAIEEINNSTELLPGIRLGYKIYDSCASVPVAVHVAFQFLNTFDSVSSTGNNCSQSGMVMAVVGDSGSTTSISMSRVISSFNIPQVSHFATCACLSDKQQYPSFFRTIPSDQFQAEALAKLVKHFGWTWIGAVRSDSDYGNNGMASFLEAAQKEGICVEYTVSFYRTDPQSKIQKVADVIRRSTAVVVVAFVALGDMAILLEELSREPSPPRQWIGSEAWVTSTELTMFRFCAGAIGFGIQTSVIPGLRDFLLNLSPSQVAASPILTEFWEDAFNCTLKKSADTDKKMCNGTEDIQNLQSQYTDTSQLRITNMVYKAVYAIAHAIHNAVCQGTNATAKCDKLTKLESKQVLSELKKVNFSQNGYDVSFNADGDPVAIYELVNWQKSESGIIEIVNVGLYDASLPAGQEFRINRNITWMEGITKVPRSVCTASCSPGTHKILQKGQPICCYDCIPCPEGEISNTTDSPDCLPCHKEFWPNAKRDTCIPKPVEFLSFQDVLGIVLSTFSVLGACLAITTVAIFFHHRTTPVVRANNSELSFLLLISLTLCFLSSLTFIGAPSEWSCMLRHTAFGITFVLCISCVLGKTMVVLMAFKAALPGTNVMKWFGPPQQRMTVVSFTFIQVLICTIWLVCSPPFPIKNLTTYKEKIILECALGSPVGFWAVLGYIGLLASFCFVLAVLARKLPDNFNEAKLITFSMLIFCAVWITFIPAYVSSPGKFTVVVEIFAILASSFGLMLCIFAPKCFIIVFKPKKNTKKHLMSKNQS, encoded by the exons ATGCACACAGTTTACAATAACTACACGAGCATGCCTGAGCCAGTGAAATGTAAAGGAAG CATTTTCAGCAGTGAGCTGCACTTCTCACGTGCAATGGTGTTTGCCATAGAAGAGATTAACAacagcacagagctgctgcCCGGAATCAGGCTTGGTTATAAGATCTATGACTCATGTGCATCAGTGCCTGTGGCAGTGCATGTggcatttcagtttttgaataCCTTTGACTCTGTGTCTTCCACCGGTAACAACTGCTCACAATCTGGTATGGTGATGGCTGTTGTTGGTGATTCTGGGTCTACGACTTCAATCAGCATGTCACGAGTCATCAGTTCCTTTAATATTCCTCAA GTGAGCCACTTTGCCACATGTGCATGCTTATCTGACAAACAGCAGTATCCAAGTTTTTTCAGAACAATCCCCAGTGACCAGTTCCAGGCTGAAGCACTAGCCAAGCTGGTAAAACACTTTGGTTGGACTTGGATAGGTGCTGTCCGGTCAGATTCGGATTATGGAAACAATGGCATGGCATCATTTCTAGAAGCAGCACAGAAAGAGGGGATCTGCGTGGAATACACTGTATCTTTTTATCGGACGGATCCACAGAGCAAGATTCAGAAAGTAGCAGATGTTATCCGCAG ATctacagctgtggttgttgtggcgTTTGTAGCTTTAGGGGACATGGCAATCCTCTTGGAGGAGCTTTCACGTGAGCCTTCCCCACCTCGACAGTGGATAGGCAGTGAGGCATGGGTAACCAGCACAGAACTGACAATGTTCAGATTCTGTGCTGGGGCCATTGGATTTGGGATTCAGACATCTGTAATCCCAGGTCTCAGAGACTTCCTGCTgaatctctctccctctcaagTGGCTGCTTCTCCAATACTTACTGAGTTCTGGGAGGATGCATTCAATtgcacactgaaaaaaa gtGCTGATACAGACAAGAAGATGTGTAATGGAACTGAAGACATACAGAATCTCCAAAGTCAGTACACTGACACATCTCAGCTCAGAATTACTAACATGGTGTACAAGGCTGTGTATGCAATAGCACACGCCATCCATAATGCCGTGTGTCAGGGCACAAATGCCACAGCAAAGTGTGACAAACTAACCAAGTTAGAGTCCAAACAG GTTTTAAGTGAGCTCAAGAAAGTAAATTTTTCCCAGAATGGTTATGATGTGTCATTTAATGCTGATGGAGATCCTGTGGCTATTTACGAGCTGGTTAACTGGCAGAAAAGTGAGAGTGGCATCATTGAGATAGTAAATGTAGGTCTGTATGATGCATCACTGCCAGCAGGCCAGGAGTTCAGGATTAACAGAAACATAACCTGGATGGAGGGTATCACAAAA GTCCCAAGGTCAGTGTGCACTGCCAGTTGTTCTCCAGGAACGCATAAAATACTGCAGAAAGGACAACCCATCTGCTGCTATGACTGTATACCATGTCCTGAGGGAGAGATTAGTAATACTACAG attCACCTGATTGTTTACCCTGCCATAAAGAATTCTGGCCTAATGCAAAGAGAGACACTTGTATTCCTAAGCCTGTAGAGTTTCTTTCCTTTCAAGACGTCCTTGGAATCGTCCTAAGCACATTCTCAGTTCTTGGTGCCTGTCTGGCCATCACAACTGTAGCTATATTCTTTCATCACAGGACAACTCCAGTTGTCAGGGCGAACAACTCTGAGCTGAGTTTCTTGTTACTCATCTCCCTGACTCTTTGTTTCTTAAGTTCATTAACTTTCATTGGAGCACCATCTGAGTGGTCCTGCATGCTGCGTCACACTGCATTTGGCATCACCTTTGTTCTCTGTATCTCCTGTGTACTTGGGAAAACTATGGTGGTTTTAATGGCTTTCAAAGCAGCACTTCCAGGTACCAATGTGATGAAATGGTTTGGTCCTCCACAGCAAAGAATGACTGTTGTGTCTTTCACCTTTATTCAAGTTTTAATATGTACTATTTGGTTGGTATGTAGCCCTCCCTTCCCAATAAAAAATCTAACCACATACAAGGAGAAAATTATACTGGAATGTGCATTAGGCTCTCCTGTTGGCTTCTGGGCTGTGCTCGGGTACATAGGCCTACTTGcttcattttgctttgttttagctGTCTTAGCCCGCAAATTACCTGATAATTTTAATGAAGCCAAACTTATCACCTTCAGCATGCTGATATTCTGTGCAGTCTGGATCACTTTTATCCCAGCATATGTCAGTTCCCCTGGGaaattcactgtggttgtaGAGATTTTTGCCATTCTGGCCTCCAGCTTTGGATTAATGCTGTGTATATTTGCTCCAAAGTGCTTTATCATAGTGTTTAagcccaagaagaacactaagAAACATTTAATGAGCAAAAATCAATCCTAG